Proteins encoded by one window of Xanthomonas sp. DAR 80977:
- a CDS encoding DUF1304 domain-containing protein, with translation MTLLASILVCLVALLHVYILVLEMFLWTQPLGMKVFRNTPDKAQLTKVLAANQGLYNGFLAAGLGWGVVAQRVDVMLFFLGCVFVAGLYGAWSVSRRILFVQALPAALASAALLLAY, from the coding sequence ATGACCCTGCTGGCCTCGATCCTGGTATGCCTGGTGGCGTTGCTGCACGTCTACATCCTGGTGCTGGAGATGTTCCTGTGGACGCAGCCGCTGGGCATGAAGGTGTTCCGCAACACGCCGGACAAGGCGCAGCTGACCAAGGTGCTGGCGGCCAACCAGGGCCTGTACAACGGCTTCCTCGCCGCCGGCCTGGGCTGGGGCGTGGTGGCGCAGCGCGTGGACGTGATGCTGTTCTTCCTGGGTTGCGTGTTCGTGGCCGGCCTGTACGGCGCGTGGAGCGTCAGCCGCCGGATCCTGTTCGTGCAGGCGCTGCCGGCGGCGCTGGCGAGCGCGGCGCTGCTGCTGGCGTATTGA
- a CDS encoding hotdog fold domain-containing protein: MSKLLSLYRRMQRWPAGQWLFSRAVCFKAPYFASIAPRITVLQPGRCEARIAHRRRVSNHLGTVHAIALCNLAELAGGVMVDASLPPSMRWIPKGMRVEYRSKASGTMHAVATPDVAIVAADSGYELPVSVEIRDAREQVVFFASIAMWVSPRAKAANG; the protein is encoded by the coding sequence ATGAGCAAACTGCTGTCGCTCTATCGACGCATGCAGCGCTGGCCGGCCGGGCAATGGCTGTTTTCCCGCGCCGTGTGCTTCAAGGCGCCCTATTTCGCCAGCATCGCCCCGCGCATCACCGTGCTGCAGCCGGGCCGCTGCGAGGCGCGCATCGCGCACCGGCGGCGGGTCAGCAACCACCTCGGCACCGTGCATGCGATCGCGCTGTGCAACCTGGCCGAGCTGGCTGGCGGGGTCATGGTCGATGCCAGCCTGCCGCCGTCGATGCGCTGGATTCCCAAAGGCATGCGCGTCGAATACCGCAGCAAGGCCAGCGGCACGATGCACGCGGTGGCGACGCCGGACGTGGCGATCGTGGCCGCCGACAGCGGCTACGAGCTGCCGGTCAGCGTGGAGATCCGCGACGCGCGCGAACAGGTGGTGTTCTTCGCCAGCATCGCCATGTGGGTGTCGCCGCGCGCGAAGGCGGCGAACGGCTGA
- a CDS encoding TetR/AcrR family transcriptional regulator has product MNNASVSSTDDAAAPGGGRNNRLSAEDWAQAALDLIAEQGVNAVAVEPLARRLGVTKGSFYWHFPSRDALLQAALERWELVEQQQVFGSLEEVPDPRTRLRALFQLVAHEVKPHIIYSELLKALDHPAVRPVIDRVSQRRMEYLIASFRQAGLSRTDAQHRARLAYAAYVGFLQLSLQLHQPKQAREEFEAYVEHVIVTLIPG; this is encoded by the coding sequence ATGAACAATGCTTCCGTGTCTTCCACCGACGATGCCGCCGCTCCGGGCGGTGGCCGCAACAACCGACTGAGCGCCGAGGATTGGGCGCAGGCCGCGCTGGACCTGATCGCCGAGCAAGGCGTCAACGCGGTGGCGGTGGAACCGTTGGCGCGGCGCCTGGGCGTGACCAAGGGCAGCTTCTACTGGCATTTCCCCTCGCGCGACGCCTTGCTGCAGGCGGCGCTGGAGCGCTGGGAACTGGTCGAGCAGCAACAGGTGTTCGGCAGCCTGGAAGAGGTGCCGGATCCGCGCACCCGGTTGCGCGCGCTGTTCCAGCTGGTCGCGCACGAGGTCAAGCCGCACATCATCTACAGCGAGTTGCTGAAGGCGCTGGACCATCCGGCGGTGCGCCCGGTCATCGACCGGGTCTCGCAGCGGCGCATGGAGTACCTGATCGCCTCGTTCCGCCAGGCCGGGCTCAGCCGCACCGATGCCCAGCACCGCGCGCGCCTGGCCTATGCGGCCTATGTCGGGTTCCTGCAGCTGTCGCTGCAGCTGCACCAGCCCAAGCAGGCGCGCGAGGAATTCGAGGCCTACGTCGAACACGTCATCGTGACCCTGATCCCCGGTTGA
- a CDS encoding alpha/beta fold hydrolase, which produces MVSSPSSMPTAASALLAGADEMRLAATVMDSGEAGSVLFAHGFGQTRHAWMASAAALQAHGYRSVAYDARGHGDSTRNPAGLAYRGEQFTDDLIVVAGEMAPAPVLVAASMGGLFGLMAEARWPGLFRAMVLVDITPRWQPAGVERILAFMTAHPRGFASLDEAGDAIAAYLPQRARKSPEALRSVLRRHDDGRWYWHWDPRLVEELARDSDQHQAAIAQAASKVHCPVLLVSGGRSDLVTPQTIEEFLSLVPHAQHAHLPDATHMLAGDDNAAFTATVLHYLDALPPASAGAPSAVTEHVPGASP; this is translated from the coding sequence ATGGTTTCCTCTCCCTCCAGCATGCCGACTGCCGCCTCCGCCCTGCTCGCTGGCGCGGACGAGATGCGGCTGGCCGCGACCGTCATGGACAGCGGCGAGGCGGGCAGCGTGCTGTTCGCGCATGGCTTCGGGCAGACCCGGCATGCCTGGATGGCCAGCGCTGCGGCGTTGCAGGCGCACGGCTATCGCAGCGTCGCCTACGACGCGCGCGGCCATGGCGATTCCACGCGCAACCCCGCCGGCCTGGCGTACCGCGGCGAGCAGTTCACCGACGACCTGATCGTGGTCGCCGGCGAGATGGCGCCGGCGCCGGTGCTGGTGGCCGCCTCGATGGGCGGGCTGTTCGGGCTGATGGCCGAGGCGCGCTGGCCGGGCCTGTTCCGCGCGATGGTGCTGGTCGACATCACCCCGCGCTGGCAGCCGGCCGGGGTCGAGCGCATCCTCGCCTTCATGACCGCGCATCCGCGCGGCTTCGCCAGCCTGGACGAGGCCGGCGATGCCATCGCCGCCTATCTGCCGCAACGCGCGCGCAAGTCGCCCGAGGCGCTGCGCAGCGTCCTGCGCCGGCACGACGACGGCCGCTGGTACTGGCACTGGGACCCGCGCCTGGTGGAAGAACTGGCGCGCGACAGCGACCAGCACCAGGCCGCGATCGCGCAGGCGGCCAGCAAGGTGCATTGCCCGGTGCTGCTGGTCAGCGGCGGGCGCAGCGATCTGGTCACGCCGCAGACCATCGAAGAATTCCTGTCGTTGGTGCCGCATGCGCAGCATGCGCACCTGCCCGACGCCACGCATATGCTGGCCGGCGACGACAACGCCGCGTTTACCGCCACTGTGTTGCATTATCTGGACGCACTGCCACCGGCTAGCGCCGGCGCACCGTCCGCCGTCACCGAGCATGTCCCCGGAGCAAGCCCATGA
- a CDS encoding acyl-CoA dehydrogenase: MSIVAPFLVLLLAGAFAAYHRMRLAVWAALSATLLVACWLLGASHTATIVAAVLLALVAVPLLLPFVRKPLLTAPMLKVFRKVLPPLSQTERIALETGSVGFEGELFTGDPDWQKLLNYPKPQLTAEEQAFLDGPVEELCRMTNDWEITHVHADLPPELWSFVKKHKFFGMIIPKEYGGLGFSALAHHKVIQKIASVSSVVSSTVGVPNSLGPGELLLHYGSKEQKDYYLPRLAVGQEVPCFGLTGPFAGSDATSIPDYGIVCKGEWNGANVLGVKLTFDKRYITLAPVATLVGLAFRMYDPDGLIGDTKDIGITLALLPRETPGVEIGRRHFPLNSPFQNGPIHGREVFIPLSQLIGGVDMVGKGWNMLNECLAVGRSITLPSTASGGAKYGAIVTGAYARIRKQFGLSVGRFEGVEEALARIGGKAYAISALSQATAAAVDRGDVPSVPSAIAKYHCTTMSREVISDVMDVVGGKGIILGPRNFAGRSWQAAPIAITVEGANIMTRSLLIFGQGAILCHPWVMKEMKAAGNPDHKAGVDEFDRNLFGHIGFAISNAVRSLWFGLTAARIGAAPGDAYTRRFFRKLDRYSANLALMADVSMLMLGGKLKFKESLSGRLGDVLSHIYMTSAMLKRYHDDGAPATDQPLLAWAFHDSVHKIELALSAALRNFPIRPVGWLMWALIFPWGRRAEAPGDRLGHRVAALLMTPNEARDRLGQGVFLTPCENNPGGRIASYLTKAVLAEPVERKFLKALKSKGIEALDFASQLDEAVREGVLSADERRQLEELREITMDTISVDDFDADELRSASYYHRATAGDDHSREAA, encoded by the coding sequence ATGAGCATCGTCGCACCCTTCCTCGTGTTGTTGCTGGCAGGCGCCTTCGCCGCCTATCACCGCATGCGGCTCGCCGTCTGGGCCGCGCTGAGCGCCACGCTGCTGGTCGCGTGCTGGCTGCTCGGCGCCAGCCATACCGCCACCATCGTCGCCGCGGTGCTGTTGGCGCTGGTCGCGGTGCCGTTGCTGCTGCCGTTCGTGCGCAAGCCGCTGCTCACCGCGCCGATGCTGAAGGTGTTCCGCAAGGTGCTGCCGCCGCTGTCGCAGACAGAACGCATCGCGCTGGAGACCGGCTCGGTCGGGTTCGAGGGCGAGCTGTTCACCGGCGATCCGGACTGGCAGAAGCTGCTCAACTATCCCAAGCCGCAGCTGACCGCGGAAGAACAGGCGTTCCTCGACGGCCCGGTGGAAGAGCTGTGCCGGATGACCAACGACTGGGAAATCACCCACGTCCACGCCGACCTGCCGCCGGAGCTGTGGAGCTTCGTCAAGAAGCACAAGTTCTTTGGCATGATCATCCCGAAGGAATACGGCGGCCTGGGCTTCTCGGCGCTGGCCCATCACAAGGTGATCCAGAAGATCGCCTCGGTGTCGAGCGTGGTCAGCTCCACCGTCGGCGTGCCGAACTCGCTGGGCCCGGGCGAACTGCTGCTGCACTACGGCTCCAAGGAGCAGAAGGACTACTACCTGCCGCGCCTGGCGGTGGGCCAGGAAGTGCCGTGCTTCGGCCTGACCGGCCCGTTCGCCGGCTCCGACGCGACCTCGATCCCCGACTACGGCATCGTCTGCAAGGGCGAGTGGAACGGCGCCAACGTGCTCGGCGTCAAGCTGACCTTCGACAAGCGCTACATCACCCTGGCGCCGGTGGCGACCCTGGTCGGCCTGGCGTTCCGCATGTACGACCCGGACGGCCTGATCGGCGACACCAAGGACATCGGCATCACCCTGGCGCTGCTGCCGCGCGAAACCCCCGGCGTGGAAATCGGCCGCCGCCACTTCCCGCTGAACTCGCCGTTCCAGAACGGCCCGATCCACGGCCGCGAGGTGTTCATCCCGCTCAGCCAGCTGATCGGCGGCGTGGACATGGTCGGCAAGGGCTGGAACATGCTCAACGAGTGCCTGGCCGTGGGCCGCTCGATCACCCTGCCCTCCACCGCCAGCGGCGGCGCCAAGTACGGCGCGATCGTCACCGGCGCCTATGCGCGCATCCGCAAGCAGTTCGGCCTGTCGGTCGGCCGCTTCGAGGGCGTGGAAGAGGCGCTGGCGCGGATCGGCGGCAAGGCCTACGCGATCAGCGCGCTGTCGCAGGCCACCGCCGCGGCGGTGGACCGCGGCGACGTGCCGTCGGTGCCGTCGGCGATCGCCAAGTACCACTGCACCACGATGAGCCGCGAAGTCATCAGCGACGTGATGGACGTGGTCGGCGGCAAGGGCATCATCCTCGGGCCGCGCAACTTCGCCGGCCGCAGCTGGCAGGCGGCGCCGATCGCGATCACCGTGGAAGGCGCCAACATCATGACCCGCAGCCTGCTGATCTTCGGCCAGGGCGCGATCCTGTGCCATCCGTGGGTGATGAAGGAGATGAAGGCCGCCGGCAATCCGGACCACAAGGCCGGCGTCGACGAGTTCGACCGCAACCTGTTCGGCCATATCGGCTTCGCGATCTCCAACGCGGTGCGCTCGCTGTGGTTCGGCCTGACCGCCGCGCGCATCGGCGCCGCCCCCGGCGACGCCTACACCCGCCGCTTCTTCCGCAAGCTGGACCGCTACTCGGCGAACCTGGCGCTGATGGCCGACGTGTCGATGCTGATGCTCGGCGGCAAGCTGAAGTTCAAGGAATCGCTGTCCGGGCGCCTGGGCGACGTGCTGAGCCACATCTACATGACCAGCGCGATGCTCAAGCGCTACCACGACGACGGCGCGCCGGCGACCGACCAGCCGCTGCTGGCCTGGGCGTTCCACGACAGCGTGCACAAGATCGAGCTGGCGCTGTCGGCGGCGCTGCGCAACTTCCCGATCCGCCCGGTGGGCTGGCTGATGTGGGCGCTGATCTTCCCGTGGGGCCGCCGCGCCGAAGCCCCGGGCGACCGCCTGGGCCACCGCGTCGCCGCGCTGCTGATGACCCCGAACGAAGCCCGCGACCGTCTCGGCCAGGGCGTGTTCCTGACCCCGTGCGAGAACAACCCGGGCGGGCGCATCGCCAGCTACCTGACCAAGGCGGTGCTGGCCGAGCCGGTCGAGCGCAAGTTCCTGAAGGCGCTCAAGAGCAAGGGCATCGAGGCGCTGGACTTCGCCTCGCAGCTGGACGAGGCGGTGCGCGAAGGCGTGCTGTCGGCCGACGAGCGCCGCCAGCTGGAGGAACTGCGCGAGATCACCATGGACACGATCAGCGTGGACGACTTCGACGCCGACGAGCTGCGTTCGGCCAGCTACTACCACCGCGCCACGGCCGGCGACGACCATTCGCGCGAAGCGGCCTGA
- a CDS encoding aspartyl/asparaginyl beta-hydroxylase domain-containing protein, whose protein sequence is MFQELTRAGVHEEVRRHLAQGDYRRADALCEQVLATAADDTTLRRMHAALLTESGQIARAAQAWALLAAAEPTLEACSRLGMCLARLGEHAQALPAFEQALQLSAEAFLVRLCYAESLDALGRGDDALPMYFAAVHAAQAKGRWLDQHSTAPELQPRVIAAMARIDQGRHALFAAAVQPLIERFGEAALQRVMAALRIYLGLQPRPADDGQRPTFLYVPDLDPAPYLGAARFPWYARLQGATEGIREEARQVLASRQAVQPFLDFSNGATPQDYLSARQGDGAWDAYFFYRHGVAHAENLQRCPVTAAALAHVPLTRIDLHAPEVLFSILAPGTTIKPHYGVSNSRVVTHLPLIVPPDCALEVAGIAHAWQVGQLVTFNDTCLHQAWNHSDQVRVVMILDTWHPDLEEAETLALRQLIETIGAFNLRAGL, encoded by the coding sequence ATGTTCCAGGAACTGACCCGCGCCGGCGTACACGAGGAAGTCCGCCGTCATCTCGCCCAGGGCGACTACCGCCGCGCCGATGCGCTGTGCGAACAGGTGCTGGCCACGGCGGCGGACGATACGACGCTGCGCCGCATGCACGCGGCCCTGTTGACCGAGAGCGGGCAGATCGCGCGGGCGGCGCAGGCCTGGGCCTTGCTGGCCGCCGCCGAGCCGACCCTGGAGGCCTGCAGCCGGCTGGGCATGTGCCTGGCCCGCCTGGGCGAGCATGCGCAGGCGCTGCCGGCGTTCGAGCAGGCCCTGCAGCTGTCGGCCGAGGCGTTCCTGGTCCGCCTGTGCTACGCCGAGAGCCTGGATGCGCTGGGGCGTGGCGACGATGCCTTGCCGATGTACTTCGCCGCGGTGCATGCCGCGCAGGCCAAGGGCCGCTGGCTCGACCAGCACAGCACCGCGCCGGAATTGCAGCCGCGGGTGATCGCGGCGATGGCGCGCATCGACCAGGGCCGGCACGCCTTGTTCGCGGCGGCGGTGCAGCCGCTGATCGAGCGTTTCGGCGAAGCCGCGCTGCAACGGGTGATGGCGGCGCTGCGCATCTATCTGGGGCTGCAGCCGCGTCCTGCCGACGATGGCCAGCGTCCCACCTTCCTGTATGTGCCCGACCTGGATCCTGCGCCGTATCTGGGCGCGGCGCGTTTCCCCTGGTATGCGCGGCTGCAGGGCGCCACCGAGGGCATCCGCGAGGAAGCGCGGCAGGTGCTGGCCTCGCGCCAGGCGGTGCAGCCGTTCCTGGATTTCAGCAACGGCGCCACCCCGCAGGACTATCTCAGCGCCAGGCAGGGCGATGGTGCCTGGGACGCCTATTTCTTCTACCGGCACGGCGTCGCGCATGCCGAGAACCTGCAGCGTTGCCCGGTCACCGCGGCGGCGCTGGCGCATGTGCCGTTGACCCGGATCGACCTGCACGCGCCGGAGGTGCTGTTCTCGATCCTGGCGCCCGGCACCACGATCAAGCCGCACTACGGGGTCAGCAACTCGCGCGTGGTCACCCACCTGCCGCTGATCGTGCCGCCGGACTGCGCGCTGGAGGTGGCCGGCATCGCCCATGCCTGGCAGGTCGGGCAACTGGTCACCTTCAACGACACCTGCCTGCACCAGGCCTGGAACCACAGCGACCAGGTGCGAGTGGTGATGATCCTGGACACCTGGCATCCGGACCTGGAAGAAGCCGAGACGCTGGCGCTGCGGCAACTGATCGAGACGATCGGCGCGTTCAACCTGCGCGCGGGCCTGTAG
- a CDS encoding tetratricopeptide repeat-containing sulfotransferase family protein produces MNAPQLQYAIQLIDQGQAGAAADLCRQALAGAPDDPSWNTLLAMSLQHAGDTAGAAAIYRRLADLQPHESAHWANLGLTLRTLGEHAAAEHAYQQALALAPQTYHYLVDYGLVLLDKGDIARARHRFLDAVDLDPAQAEARIYASIACFECGDAQRAAALLPPPAIWPQLPDNLREELATALIQVGRTEEAEALLTQSRPGQAPSLSNVIRLAQLHERTNRVEQAGALLAQAASMPQQQHDRQTRVEILQLEASLAQRRKDYAAARAAVESLLALQPQIQAQAIAYFALAGIEDKQGHPAAAMAMLEQAHAIHFKLAADTVPEIAYSDEEPLKVSSLWLDETQARYADARRAAPGSDASPVFIVGFPRSGTTMLEQMLDAHPGYASMDERATLQRCIEWMEAQGKQYPYDLGALDETQVEAMRQVYWSEIAKVIALAPGQQLVDKNPLNMLRLPMIMRLFPNARIILALRHPCDVLLSCYMQNFRSPAFMVLCSSLERLAKSYVNAMRFWIHHQALLQPDLLILKYEETVADFPTQVQRIGGFLGIAQPEFLAGFSQHAARKGYISTPSYSQVVEPVNRRAVDRWHAYAPWLAGALPILQPVAAHWGYDLEMPAP; encoded by the coding sequence ATGAACGCTCCGCAACTGCAATACGCCATCCAACTGATCGACCAAGGCCAGGCCGGCGCGGCCGCCGACCTGTGCCGCCAGGCGCTGGCCGGCGCTCCCGACGACCCGTCCTGGAACACGCTGCTGGCGATGTCGCTGCAGCATGCCGGCGATACCGCGGGCGCTGCCGCCATCTACCGGCGCTTGGCCGACCTGCAGCCGCACGAATCGGCGCACTGGGCCAACCTCGGCCTGACCCTGCGCACGCTCGGCGAGCACGCCGCGGCCGAGCACGCCTATCAGCAAGCCCTGGCGCTCGCGCCACAGACTTACCACTACCTGGTCGATTACGGCCTGGTATTGCTGGACAAGGGCGACATCGCCCGTGCCCGCCACCGTTTTCTGGATGCCGTGGACCTGGATCCCGCCCAGGCCGAGGCGCGCATCTATGCGTCCATCGCCTGCTTCGAGTGCGGCGACGCCCAGCGCGCGGCGGCGTTGCTGCCGCCACCGGCGATCTGGCCGCAGTTGCCGGACAACCTTCGCGAGGAGCTGGCCACCGCGCTGATCCAGGTCGGCCGCACCGAGGAGGCCGAAGCGCTGCTCACGCAGAGTCGGCCCGGGCAGGCCCCCTCGCTGTCCAACGTCATCCGCCTGGCCCAGCTGCACGAACGCACCAACCGCGTCGAGCAGGCCGGTGCCCTGCTGGCGCAGGCGGCCTCCATGCCGCAGCAGCAGCACGACCGGCAAACCCGCGTGGAGATCCTGCAACTGGAAGCGTCGCTGGCGCAGCGTCGCAAGGACTATGCCGCCGCACGTGCCGCGGTCGAGAGCCTGCTCGCGCTGCAGCCGCAGATCCAGGCGCAGGCCATCGCCTATTTCGCGCTTGCCGGCATCGAGGACAAGCAAGGCCATCCCGCGGCCGCGATGGCCATGCTGGAGCAAGCGCATGCCATCCATTTCAAGCTTGCGGCCGACACCGTGCCGGAGATCGCCTACTCCGACGAAGAACCGCTGAAGGTCTCCAGCCTGTGGCTGGACGAGACGCAGGCCCGCTATGCCGACGCGCGCCGCGCGGCGCCCGGCAGCGACGCCTCGCCGGTATTCATCGTCGGTTTCCCGCGTTCGGGCACCACCATGCTCGAGCAGATGCTCGACGCGCATCCCGGCTACGCGTCGATGGACGAACGCGCCACCTTGCAGCGCTGCATCGAGTGGATGGAAGCGCAGGGCAAGCAGTATCCCTACGATCTGGGCGCGCTGGACGAGACCCAGGTGGAGGCGATGCGCCAGGTGTACTGGTCGGAGATCGCCAAGGTCATCGCCCTGGCCCCGGGCCAGCAGCTGGTCGACAAGAATCCGCTGAACATGCTGCGCCTGCCGATGATCATGCGCCTGTTCCCGAATGCGAGGATCATCCTGGCCCTGCGCCATCCCTGCGACGTGCTGCTGAGCTGCTACATGCAGAACTTCCGCTCGCCGGCGTTCATGGTGCTGTGCTCCAGCCTGGAGCGGCTGGCCAAGAGCTACGTCAACGCGATGCGGTTCTGGATCCATCACCAGGCGCTGCTGCAGCCGGACCTGCTGATCCTCAAGTACGAGGAGACGGTGGCCGATTTCCCGACCCAGGTGCAGCGCATCGGCGGCTTCCTCGGTATCGCGCAGCCCGAATTCCTGGCCGGCTTCAGCCAGCATGCCGCGCGCAAGGGCTATATCAGCACCCCCAGCTACTCGCAGGTGGTGGAACCGGTGAACCGGCGCGCGGTCGATCGCTGGCATGCCTACGCGCCATGGCTCGCCGGCGCGCTGCCGATCCTGCAACCGGTGGCCGCGCACTGGGGCTACGACCTGGAGATGCCCGCGCCATGA
- a CDS encoding 2OG-Fe(II) oxygenase family protein, translating to MKALSDYIRSYDDALPEAFCRQLIDGFEASRAHHQRNGSNSRAVLSDSNWTELDVGKLADPAFLGFFLDKIEHYLARYNQDLGLTLPIPYRPTIDRLILKKYQVGGGDRFQPHFDSVDEVSERYLVFLWYLNDVAEGGTTRFCDLDVETVPRAGRLLMFPPYWMYQHVGNPPVSNDKYILSTYLMFKR from the coding sequence ATGAAAGCGCTCAGCGACTACATCCGCAGTTACGACGACGCATTGCCGGAGGCGTTCTGCCGCCAGCTGATCGACGGCTTCGAGGCCTCGCGCGCGCATCACCAGCGCAACGGCAGCAACAGCCGCGCGGTGCTCAGCGACAGCAACTGGACCGAACTGGACGTCGGCAAGCTCGCCGACCCCGCGTTCCTTGGCTTCTTCCTGGACAAGATCGAGCACTACCTGGCGCGCTACAACCAGGACCTCGGGCTGACCCTGCCGATCCCCTACCGCCCCACCATCGACCGGCTGATCCTGAAGAAGTACCAGGTCGGCGGCGGCGACCGCTTCCAGCCGCACTTCGACTCGGTCGACGAGGTGTCCGAGCGCTACCTGGTGTTCCTGTGGTACCTCAACGACGTCGCCGAGGGCGGCACCACGCGCTTCTGCGACCTGGACGTGGAAACCGTGCCGCGCGCCGGCAGGCTGCTGATGTTCCCGCCGTACTGGATGTACCAGCACGTCGGCAATCCGCCGGTCTCCAACGACAAGTACATCCTGTCCACCTACCTGATGTTCAAGCGCTGA